One stretch of Pseudoalteromonas shioyasakiensis DNA includes these proteins:
- a CDS encoding citrate synthase: protein MADKKATVHIDGLDPIELPIYQGTAGQDVIDVRTLGSHGHFTYDPGFMSTGSCESSITYIDGGKGVLLHRGYPIEQLADESNYIELCYLLLNGELPTKEQYEAFAQEITHNTMLDTKIANFFQGFRFDAHPMAMLCGVVGALSSFYHEDLDITDATQRKTSAIKLVAKLPTIAAMAYKYNVGQPFVYPRNDLSFAENFLHMMFSVPAEEYKVSPVLAKAMDKIFMLHADHEQNASTSTVRLAGSSGANPYACIAAGIASLWGPAHGGANEACLNMLEEIGSVDRIDEYVAKAKDKSDPFRLMGFGHRVYKNFDPRATVMRQTCHEVLAELNIQDPLLDIAMKLEQIALEDPYFVEKKLYPNVDFYSGIILKAIGIPTSMFTVIFAMSRTVGWISHWDEMLSQPGHKISRPRQLYTGETSRDYVPTDKR, encoded by the coding sequence ATGGCGGATAAGAAAGCCACGGTCCATATTGATGGTCTTGATCCAATCGAACTTCCAATTTACCAAGGCACTGCTGGCCAAGACGTAATCGACGTACGTACGTTAGGTTCTCACGGCCACTTCACTTACGACCCAGGTTTCATGTCGACCGGTTCTTGTGAATCTTCAATCACTTACATCGATGGCGGCAAAGGTGTTTTATTACACCGTGGTTACCCAATCGAGCAATTAGCTGATGAATCAAACTACATCGAGCTTTGCTACTTACTATTAAACGGCGAGTTACCTACTAAAGAACAATACGAAGCGTTTGCTCAAGAAATCACGCACAACACAATGCTTGATACTAAAATTGCAAACTTCTTCCAAGGTTTCCGCTTTGACGCTCACCCAATGGCAATGCTTTGTGGTGTTGTAGGTGCTCTTTCTTCTTTCTACCACGAAGATTTAGACATCACAGATGCAACACAACGTAAAACAAGCGCAATCAAGCTAGTTGCTAAATTACCAACTATCGCTGCTATGGCTTACAAATACAACGTAGGCCAACCGTTTGTTTACCCACGTAACGACTTAAGCTTCGCTGAAAACTTCTTACACATGATGTTCTCAGTACCAGCTGAAGAATACAAAGTAAGCCCTGTTCTTGCTAAAGCAATGGACAAAATCTTCATGCTTCACGCTGACCATGAGCAAAACGCGTCTACGTCAACTGTTCGTTTAGCAGGTTCTTCAGGTGCTAACCCTTACGCGTGTATCGCTGCTGGTATCGCATCTTTATGGGGTCCTGCGCACGGTGGTGCTAACGAAGCATGTCTTAACATGTTAGAAGAAATCGGTTCTGTTGACCGTATCGACGAGTACGTTGCTAAAGCGAAAGACAAGTCTGATCCTTTCCGTCTTATGGGCTTTGGTCACCGTGTATACAAAAACTTCGACCCACGTGCGACTGTAATGCGTCAAACGTGTCACGAAGTACTTGCTGAGCTAAACATTCAAGATCCACTTCTTGATATCGCTATGAAGCTTGAGCAAATCGCACTTGAAGACCCATACTTCGTTGAGAAGAAATTATACCCTAACGTAGATTTCTACTCAGGTATCATCTTAAAAGCAATCGGTATTCCAACAAGCATGTTCACTGTAATCTTTGCAATGTCACGTACTGTTGGTTGGATCTCTCACTGGGATGAGATGCTTTCTCAACCTGGTCACAAGATCAGCCGTCCTCGTCAGTTATATACTGGTGAAACTTCACGCGATTACGTACCAACAGACAAGCGTTAA
- the sufS gene encoding SufS family cysteine desulfurase — MFDITKIRADFPILNETVNEQPLVYLDSAATSQKPQAVINALSRFYSHENANVHRGRHTLSENATRQYEHTRTLLADYFSIKNNEIVWTKGATESINLIANGLASRLNPGDKIALSAIEHHANIVPWQQLAQRTGAELIIMPIEDDLVIDSAHCSDFIKLHQPKIVAVTHASNTLGNITDLGPILAACKASNAISVVDGAQAAMHLRPNLQEISCDFYVFSAHKMLGPTGLGGLYGRFELLNSLDVYQTGGEMIEAVSLTHSTFREAPGKFEAGTPNIAGVIAFAEAINYLTSLDFQQMRQHEHTVFDYAINKLAAIDGIKIYSNQRDNIGNISFNYRDEHPFDLATLLDGFGVAVRSGHHCTQPIMSHLGIPGTVRASFALYNNKDDVDAFISAVKSSIEILD; from the coding sequence ATGTTCGATATCACAAAAATACGTGCTGACTTTCCAATACTGAATGAAACAGTCAATGAGCAGCCTTTGGTGTATTTAGACTCAGCGGCTACCTCACAAAAGCCACAGGCAGTTATTAATGCACTTAGCCGTTTTTATAGCCACGAGAACGCCAATGTGCACCGCGGCCGCCATACTCTCAGTGAAAACGCGACACGCCAATATGAGCATACAAGAACGCTACTTGCAGATTATTTTTCAATAAAAAATAATGAGATAGTGTGGACCAAAGGGGCAACCGAATCGATTAATTTAATCGCAAATGGTCTGGCTTCGAGGCTTAATCCTGGCGATAAAATTGCCCTATCTGCTATTGAACATCACGCCAATATAGTCCCTTGGCAACAACTAGCACAGCGTACCGGCGCAGAGCTTATTATTATGCCTATTGAAGATGATTTGGTCATTGATAGTGCTCATTGCAGTGACTTTATAAAACTGCATCAGCCAAAAATTGTCGCTGTTACCCATGCATCAAATACATTAGGAAATATTACTGATTTAGGACCTATCCTTGCAGCATGTAAAGCCTCAAATGCGATTTCTGTAGTTGATGGTGCACAGGCTGCTATGCATTTACGTCCTAACTTACAAGAAATTTCCTGTGATTTTTATGTATTTTCTGCCCATAAAATGCTCGGACCAACAGGATTAGGTGGTCTATATGGACGTTTTGAGCTACTAAATTCGCTTGACGTTTACCAGACCGGTGGTGAAATGATTGAAGCAGTGAGCCTTACTCATAGCACTTTTCGAGAGGCGCCAGGTAAATTTGAAGCCGGCACTCCAAATATTGCTGGTGTAATCGCCTTTGCTGAAGCCATTAATTATTTAACATCTTTAGATTTTCAGCAGATGCGTCAACATGAGCATACAGTTTTCGATTATGCAATAAATAAATTGGCTGCTATTGATGGTATTAAAATCTATTCAAACCAAAGAGATAACATTGGTAACATCAGCTTTAATTATCGCGATGAACATCCTTTTGATTTAGCCACCCTACTTGATGGGTTTGGCGTTGCAGTTCGCAGTGGTCACCATTGTACACAACCTATAATGAGCCATTTAGGTATTCCTGGTACAGTACGAGCCAGTTTTGCGTTATATAACAATAAAGATGACGTAGATGCATTTATCAGTGCCGTTAAAAGTAGTATCGAAATATTAGATTAA
- a CDS encoding SufE family protein, with translation MNSTFEAISKDIETAAGWQQKYRQIMLLGKQLPIMPEVLKVDDALVKGCESKVWLYIDFDHSENSLVLAGDSDTRIVKGLLALILALYNGLTPEQAAQINAYDEFERLGLISHLSPSRGNGIKAMVDRIQTMADQKR, from the coding sequence ATGAATTCAACGTTTGAAGCCATTAGTAAAGATATTGAAACGGCTGCAGGCTGGCAGCAAAAATATCGCCAAATAATGCTGTTAGGTAAGCAATTACCTATTATGCCTGAGGTACTAAAAGTTGATGACGCGCTCGTTAAGGGGTGTGAAAGTAAAGTTTGGCTATATATTGACTTTGATCACTCAGAAAACAGCCTCGTTTTAGCTGGTGACTCTGATACTCGTATCGTAAAGGGGTTATTGGCTTTGATTTTAGCCTTATACAATGGTCTAACACCGGAGCAAGCAGCACAAATTAATGCATATGATGAGTTTGAACGACTCGGTCTAATTAGCCATTTAAGCCCTTCTCGGGGTAATGGCATCAAAGCCATGGTTGATAGAATTCAAACCATGGCCGACCAAAAACGATAA
- the tcdA gene encoding tRNA cyclic N6-threonylcarbamoyladenosine(37) synthase TcdA has translation MKETTQDIRFGGIKRLYGHQQFDWIQQAHFCVIGIGGVGSWAAEALARTGVGQLTLIDLDDICATNVNRQIHALTGTVGEAKVEAMKTRCELINPDIKINVIDDFITLDNIREHIQGFDYVIDCIDAVKEKAALIAHCKRIKLPVITTGGAGGQTDPSQISFGDVAKTTHDPLLAKVRYILRKQYNFSSNPKRKFNVDCVYSTEQLVYPTSEGEVCQAKQGADGSMNMDCNNGFGSATMVTGSFGFFVAAKAIRKYLDKKQRHV, from the coding sequence ATGAAAGAAACAACACAAGACATCCGTTTTGGTGGCATTAAACGTTTATATGGTCATCAGCAATTTGATTGGATACAACAAGCACATTTTTGTGTCATAGGTATTGGGGGCGTAGGTAGTTGGGCCGCTGAAGCGTTGGCTCGAACGGGTGTAGGGCAACTAACTCTCATTGACCTTGATGATATATGTGCTACGAATGTGAATCGTCAAATTCATGCTTTAACTGGTACGGTAGGTGAGGCAAAAGTTGAAGCCATGAAAACACGTTGTGAGCTGATAAACCCTGATATCAAAATTAACGTTATTGATGACTTCATTACGCTAGATAACATTCGTGAACATATTCAAGGTTTTGATTATGTAATTGACTGTATTGATGCTGTTAAAGAAAAAGCGGCGCTAATTGCTCATTGTAAACGTATAAAGTTACCCGTTATTACTACCGGTGGTGCAGGTGGGCAAACTGATCCAAGTCAAATCAGCTTTGGTGATGTAGCTAAAACTACTCATGACCCTTTGCTAGCAAAAGTACGTTATATTCTTCGAAAACAGTACAACTTTAGTAGCAATCCAAAGCGTAAATTTAACGTTGATTGTGTTTATTCAACAGAGCAGCTTGTATATCCAACCTCTGAAGGTGAGGTATGCCAAGCAAAACAAGGTGCAGATGGCTCAATGAATATGGATTGTAACAATGGTTTTGGCTCAGCCACGATGGTAACTGGAAGCTTTGGCTTTTTTGTTGCAGCCAAAGCAATTAGAAAGTACCTTGATAAAAAACAGCGTCATGTATAA
- a CDS encoding TIGR01621 family pseudouridine synthase produces the protein MHDVNSVHLHASEDDFHVFYKPAGVSFHSEECAGFVVLAEQLVNEKLYPVHRLDKVTSGLIILARSKEAAAEFTALFSAHKVNKFYLALSDAKPKKKQGWIKGDMQKSRRGAFKLLKSQTNPAITRFYSKSIRAGLRAYLLKPFSGKTHQLRVAMKSLGAPILGDTLYAGSKDERTNLHAYALQFSYKEQLKEYRCDYTLGAHLNEVFNSDEFKEWTAPWTLDW, from the coding sequence ATGCATGATGTAAACAGCGTTCATCTTCATGCAAGTGAAGATGATTTCCATGTCTTTTATAAACCTGCAGGTGTTAGCTTTCACAGTGAAGAATGTGCTGGTTTTGTTGTACTTGCTGAGCAACTGGTAAATGAAAAGCTATATCCAGTTCATAGACTCGATAAAGTTACTTCAGGTTTGATTATTTTAGCCCGTAGCAAAGAAGCAGCAGCTGAATTCACCGCGCTGTTTAGTGCTCATAAAGTTAACAAGTTTTATCTAGCACTCAGTGATGCTAAACCAAAGAAAAAACAAGGCTGGATAAAAGGTGACATGCAGAAAAGTCGTCGAGGGGCATTTAAGTTATTAAAGAGTCAAACTAACCCTGCTATAACAAGATTTTACTCAAAAAGTATTCGAGCAGGATTACGTGCTTATTTGTTAAAACCATTTTCTGGCAAGACTCATCAACTAAGGGTGGCGATGAAAAGTTTAGGTGCACCTATACTCGGCGATACACTCTACGCAGGAAGCAAGGATGAACGAACAAATTTGCATGCCTATGCACTACAGTTTAGTTATAAAGAGCAACTTAAAGAATATCGCTGCGATTACACTTTAGGCGCTCATCTCAATGAAGTTTTTAACTCAGACGAATTCAAAGAGTGGACAGCTCCTTGGACGTTGGATTGGTAA
- the kdsB gene encoding 3-deoxy-manno-octulosonate cytidylyltransferase — MEFVVVIPARYASTRLPGKPLADICGKPMIQHVYEKAVASGASKVYIATDHQIVFDAVKEFTSNVLMTREDHQSGTERLAEVVEQLELESDTIVVNVQGDEPLLASENVSQVAKLLADSDAPMATLSTSIDEIEDIFNPNCVKVISDVDNNALYFSRSPIPYHRDAMMKNDHSQLNLTDFARHIGLYAYRAGFIKDYIELPQTRLELLESLEQLRVLYHGHKIKIAKAKCAPQAGVDTPEDLARVIAVLGN; from the coding sequence ACTTGCTGATATATGTGGCAAGCCTATGATCCAACACGTTTATGAAAAAGCGGTTGCTTCTGGTGCATCAAAAGTCTATATCGCGACTGACCATCAAATAGTGTTTGATGCAGTTAAAGAGTTTACCAGTAATGTACTGATGACACGTGAAGATCACCAATCGGGCACTGAGCGTTTAGCTGAGGTCGTTGAGCAATTAGAGCTAGAGAGTGACACCATTGTAGTGAACGTACAAGGTGATGAGCCTTTATTAGCAAGTGAAAACGTATCTCAAGTTGCTAAGCTTCTTGCTGATTCGGATGCACCTATGGCTACATTAAGTACAAGTATCGATGAGATTGAAGATATTTTTAATCCTAATTGTGTAAAAGTCATTAGCGATGTGGATAACAACGCGCTGTATTTTTCTCGATCGCCAATTCCCTATCACCGTGATGCGATGATGAAAAATGATCACTCTCAATTAAATTTAACTGATTTTGCTCGTCACATTGGTCTTTATGCCTATCGCGCAGGCTTCATCAAAGATTATATTGAGTTGCCGCAAACGCGTTTAGAGCTACTAGAGTCTTTAGAACAGTTACGTGTACTTTACCATGGTCACAAGATTAAAATCGCTAAGGCAAAATGCGCTCCACAAGCAGGCGTTGATACCCCTGAAGATTTGGCTCGCGTCATAGCTGTGCTTGGCAATTAA